From Apium graveolens cultivar Ventura chromosome 9, ASM990537v1, whole genome shotgun sequence, the proteins below share one genomic window:
- the LOC141682629 gene encoding IQ domain-containing protein IQM2 codes for MGLRFSCPLACYTDLENGIESVIIKSINFGDDETRTPVRSISFKDQDNEPTIMQSVGSVRMLEGSVSFKSGDKDIMNSFNASSPGKDLSVSPMSSGSQISKQSERSDSFTEKITRSSILNSSNPKHQAAIKLQKVYKSFRTRRKLADCAVLIEQSWWKLLDFAELKHSSVSFFDIEKHETAISRWSRARTRAAKVGKGLSQNNKARKLALQHWLEAIDPRHRYGHNLHFYYVKWLHSQSIEPFFYWLDIGEGKEVNLVEKCPRSKLQQQCIKYLGPMERLAYEVVIEDGKFLYKQTGDFLDTTKGTKDSKWIFVLSTSRTLYVGIKKKGIFQHSSFLAGGATLAAGRITVENGTLKAVWPHSGHYRPTPENFQDFVSFLKENVVDISDVKMDPIDEEDSSGIKSISHIRSNSSDEDINGKDLLVTEEIDAEDSLLEKTNLMVKEASPVLKLPILDLSGSLCVKLPNIEIPNEDDSSVIVKGGHHAVKLSSEDYLLETPMQLDGYETAEETFDDEQKGKAAKENMFAEKDNIAIEETVTKECILERINSRKRMKSFQLGKQLSCKWSTGAGPRIGCVRDYPSGLQSHALEQVNLSPRSAPCSRSNSSSFQEFASTSFSGLIQGTTTPRSSRLFREQSTTSDTEPCEVL; via the exons ATGGGATTACGTTTTTCGTGCCCGCTAGCTTGTTATACTGATTTAGAGAACGGCATTGAATCTGTTATCATCAAGTCTATTAATTTCGGAGATGATGAAACAAGGACTCCTGTCAGGTCCATCAGTTTCAAAGATCAAGATAATGAACCTACCATTATGCAATCAGTGGGTTCTGTAAGGATGTTAGAAGGATCCGTTAGCTTTAAAAGCGGAGATAAAGATATAATGAATTCTTTTAACGCTTCCTCTCCCGGAAAGGACTTGTCCGTTTCACCAATGAGTTCTGGAAGCCAGATCAGTAAGCAATCAGAAAGATCTGATAGCTTTACCGAGAAAATTACAAGGTCATCCATTTTGAACTCAAGCAACCCCAAACATCAGGCAGCAATAAAGCTACAGAAAGTTTACAAAAGCTTTCGGACTAGACGAAAGCTGGCTGATTGTGCAGTTTTAATTGAGCAGAGCTG GTGGAAGCTATTAGATTTCGCAGAACTGAAACATAGTTCAGTTTCCTTCTTTGATATAGAAAAGCACGAGACTGCCATTTCACGTTGGTCAAGGGCAAGAACTAGAGCCGCAAAG GTTGGAAAAGGCTTATCACAGAATAATAAAGCACGTAAACTTGCTTTACAGCACTGGCTCGAGGCT ATTGATCCACGACATCGTTATGGACACAATCTTCACTTTTACTACGTTAAATGGCTGCATTCTCAAAGTATCGAACCCTTCTTCTACTG GCTAGATATAGGAGAAGGGAAGGAGGTTAACCTTGTTGAAAAATGCCCTCGGTCAAAACTTCAGCAGCAATGCATAAAATATCTTGGTCCG ATGGAACGACTTGCTTATGAAGTTGTGATAGAGGATGGAAAGTTTCTATATAAGCAAACAGGGGATTTCCTTGATACCACCAAAGGAACCAAAGATTCTAAATGGATCTTTGTCCTCAGCACGTCGAGGACCTTATATGTTGGGATAAAGAAGAAAGGGATATTTCAGCATTCGAGCTTTCTTGCTGGAGGTGCTACATTGGCAGCGGGAAGAATAACGGTTGAAAATGGTACTCTTAAG GCTGTCTGGCCTCACAGTGGTCATTACCGTCCAACACCCGAAAACTTCCAGGACTTCGTTTCGTTTCTAAAGGAGAATGTTGTGGATATTTCAGATGTCAAG ATGGATCCTATAGATGAAGAAGATTCCTCTGGCATAAAGAGCATTAGTCACATAAGAAGCAACTCATCTGATGAAGACATAAACGGAAAAGATCTTTTGGTTACAGAAGAGATTGATGCAGAAGACTCTCTCTTGGAGAAAACCAACTTAATGGTGAAAGAGGCTTCACCCGTACTGAAACTTCCTATATTAGATCTGTCTGGTAGCCTCTGTGTAAAATTGCCCAATATTGAAATACCAAATGAGGATGATTCGAGTGTGATAGTAAAGGGTGGGCATCATGCTGTTAAATTGAGTTCTGAAGATTATCTTTTGGAAACACCAATGCAATTGGATGGTTATGAGACAGCAGAAGAAACATTTGATGATGAGCAAAAAGGGAAGGCAGCAAAGGAAAATATGTTTGCTGAGAAAGACAATATAGCAATAGAAGAGACTGTTACAAAGGAATGTATACTAGAAAGAATTAATTCTCGTAAACGAATGAAATCATTTCAACTGGGAAAGCAGCTGTCTTGCAAATGGAGTACTGGAGCTGGACCTCGAATTGGCTGTGTGAGAGACTATCCCTCAGGGCTCCAGTCTCACGCTTTGGAGCAGGTGAACTTGTCTCCAAGAAGTGCTCCCTGCTCTAGATCAAATAGCAGTTCATTTCAGGAATTTGCATCAACCAGCTTCAGTGGGCTAATTCAGGGAACTACCACCCCAAGAAGCTCCCGTCTTTTTAGAGAGCAGTCGACAACTTCAGACACTGAACCTTGTGAAGTTTTATGA